The Microcaecilia unicolor chromosome 6, aMicUni1.1, whole genome shotgun sequence genome includes a window with the following:
- the QRFP gene encoding orexigenic neuropeptide QRFP, producing the protein MNGTCGLSFLLLLGLGTCFAHDEGKEEGEPGHEGMFGTPFPWVSDTYQSNLFLGVPKQKKSEDVSSLFSIVKELQGFGKERAGFRFSRQDKDNEATEQKRGGSLLGSLAEEFNGYNRKKGGFSFRFGRG; encoded by the coding sequence ATGAATGGAACCTGCGGTTTGTCTTTCCTGCTTCTCTTGGGACTAGGCACCTGCTTTGCCCATGACGAGGGTAAAGAGGAAGGAGAGCCAGGGCATGAAGGCATGTTTGGGACACCTTTCCCCTGGGTGTCAGATACCTACCAATCCAACCTCTTCCTAGGAGTCCCCAAGCAGAAGAAATCAGAGGATGTGAGCTCACTCTTCAGCATAGTCAAGGAACTGCAGGGTTTTGGGAAGGAGAGAGCTGGCTTCAGGTTCAGCAGACAGGACAAGGACAATGAGGCAACTGAGCAGAAACGAGGTGGCTCACTCCTGGGCTCACTGGCAGAGGAATTCAATGGCTACAACAGGAAGAAAGGGGGCTTCAGCTTCCGATTTGGGAGAGGGTAA